The DNA window GGCGCCATCGTTGGCCTGTTGATCACCTCATTTGCCTTATACACCAAGGCAACCGGCTATCTGGCGCTCTTCGGGATGCTATTTTTCATGGTGTTCTATGCGCTGTCGTGGGGTGTCGGCACCTGGGTGCTGGTATCGGAGATTTTCCCAAACCGTATGCGCTCGCAGGGCATGAGTATTTCCGTCGGTTGTATGTGGGTCGCCAATTTTGTTGTGTCGCAGGGCTTCCCGATGATAAATGAGCACCCGTACCTGTACTCGACCTTCCACGGCGCTTTCCCGATGTGGGTATTTGCCGTATGTTGCGGCCTATGCTACTGGTTTATTTGCCGCTATATCCCTGAAACCAAAGGCATCTCACTAGAGAAAATGGAACAAGTCGTTATGGCCAAGCAGTATAAGAGCAACATTTAGCCGCGTTAAGCATGCGTTCTGAACCAGCGGGTGAAACCTGTTGATGACAACGTATTAAGTAACAAATCAGGCGGGTGTCTGGGCCACGGCGAAGCAGGTTTCGCTATCGGTTCCGCTACCCGTCTGATTTGTTGGTTCTCGCTGCAGGATAATCCACTGGTACAGATAACTCGCTAGCCCATTGACTTGCGACAGCCTTTCCCGGTGGATGAACACACACTGTTCGCCGGGCTAGCGGCGCAAAAAGGCCCATGGGTCATGATGAATGAGCCATGGGCCGACCGGTGGAATTATCAATGAAACGGTTGTTTATTTACCCCGCGGGTAGGCCGCAGAGTTCACCCAGGCGTGATCTTTCTCCCAGCTGAACTTCCATTGGCGCACTGGCCCGGCCATGACATTCAGGTAGTAGTTATCATAGCCGGCAATGGTCGCCACCGGGTGGTAGCCTTTGGGTACCTGCACCACATCGCGATCGTAGGCCGCCATACAGACATCCAGGCTGCGATCGTCGGTATAAACGCGCTGCAGGCAGAAGCCCTGCGGCGGATCAAAACGGTGGTAATAGGTTTCCTCCAGGTAGGTTTCCACCCCTTCAATCGGCGTATCGTGCTTGTGGCTTGGGTAGGAGCTGGTGTCCCCTTCATCGGTATAAACTTCGACTACCAGCAGGCTATCGGCCGGCCGATCATCCGGCAAGATATTGTGCACCAGCCGCCGGTTACGGCCTTTCCCCCGCAGTTCCACGCCGACCTGATCGGGCGTAATTAAACGCACGGGCAGGCCGCCGTCACCGGGGGCGCTGCATACCGCCAGCTCCAGCTCCGTGTCGGCGGTAACCTGGGCCGGGCTATGATGGGGTAAATACACCGAATAGGCCGGGATGCGTTCAAACGGGCTCATGCGTTGGCCGATGCGTTCAAAGGTGCCGGCCGCAGTGGCGATGCTTGCCAGGCCGGAAACCAGGACTAAGCAGCGTTCTCGGTCGTCTGCGGGCAGGTTCAGCTCTTGCCCGGCATTCAGGCGGTAAACCTCAAAGCCGACGTATTCCCAGCCCGCACTTTGCGGCGTAATGTTTTGGATACGCCCTTTACCTTCGGGAGGGCATTTACTGAGCAAAGTTGCCATACGTTCCTCCTCTGTATCTGCTGGTTAACCCAGCGTTGGCATACTGAATTCGGAAACGGTCTGTTGGCCGCTGGGCCAGCGGACGGTCGCCGTCTTCATTCGGGTATAAAAACGCACGCCATCCGGGCCATGTACGTTTAACGCGCCGAAGACGGAGCGCTTCCAGCCGCCAAAGGAATGGAAGGCCATTGGCACCGGCACCGGGATATTCACGCCAACCATACCGGCTTCGACGGCCTGCACGAATTCCCGCGCACAGTGGCCGTTGCTGGTGAAAATGGTGCTGCCGTTGCCAAATTCATGGCCGTTGACGGTGCTGATGGCGGTTTCATAATCGGCTACCCGCACAATCCCTAACACCGGGCCAAAAATTTCTTCTCGATAAATGGTCATGGCGGGCGTGACGTGATCGAACAGCGTGCCGCCGACAAAGAACCCTTGTGGGTGACCATCCACCTGATAATCCCGACCATCAATCACCAGAGTCGCGCCTTCACTTACCCCTTTGTCGATATATCCCACGACTTTTTGCTGATGCGCACGGGAAACCACGGGGCCCATTTCGTTTTCCTGCTCACCACGCAGATCGCCGGGGCCGATACGCAGTGCGGTGATGAGCGGTTTCAGCCTGGCGATCAGCTTATCGGCGGTATCGTCGCCGACGGCCACGACAATCGGCAGCGCCATACAGCGCTCACCCGCTGAGCCAAAGGCGCCTCCCATGATGGCATTGACCGTGGCGTCCAGATCGGCGTCCGGCATGACGATAGCGTGATTTTTGGCTGCGCCAAAAGCCTGAACGCGTTTCCCATGGGCGCTTGCCGTCTTATAGATGTGTTCCGCCACGCCGGAGGAGCCAACGAAGCTGACCGCCTGGATCCGTGGATCGCGCGTCAGCAGGCTGGCCGCTTCATTGCCGCAATGCACCACGTTGAATACGCCATCGGGTAACCCCGCTTCCTTCAGCAATTCTGCAAGGCGTATCGCCGCAGAGGGCACTGGCGCAGGCGGCTTGAGCACAAAGGTATTGCCGCAGGCCAGCGCGATGGGGAACATCCACATGGGCACCATCGCCGGGAAGTTAAATGGCGTAATGCCTGCAACCACGCCGAGCGGCTGCATTAATGAGAAGCTGTCTACGCCTGAACCCACATTGGCGGAATACTCACCTTTGATCAGATGTGGGATGCCACAGGCAAATTCTACCACTTCCAGGCCGCGCGTGATTTCACCCTGTGCGTCAGAGTACACCTTGCCATGTTCGCTGACGATCAGCTCCGCCAGAGCATCGCGATGCTGTTCCAGCAGCGCCTTGAATTGAAACAGAATGCGCGCCCGGCGTAGCGGGGTGGTTTTACTCCAGGCAGGAAAAGCCTGGTGCGCATAGCCGATGGCCTGTTGCATTTCTTGTTCACTGCTTTGAGTCACCAGCCTGATCGTTTTTCCCGTGGCCGGGTTGGTCACGGGCAACGTTTCATTGCTGCTGCTCAGGCAGATTTTGCCATTGATAAAATTACCGACTGTTTCCATCTGTATTTACCTTTTGAACCATAAACTGATGAAGTGACTTGTCCTTCCCTTACCGGTTGCGGGCCAGGTATGCCAGACAGTATTTGCCAGGCCCAGTCCGATGGCTTTTACTGTAAAATTATGGATTAAATGTTTCAAATATTTTTTTATGGAATTTTATTTTAATGTGATCCAAACCGAGTTTCGTGGTTTAGTTGGCTTATATAGCAGGCGCTATATTTCTTTTAATTTTTAATTTATTGATTTTGTTTAATTTATTTTTTATGTTTGCGATTTTCCCCACTCAGGGGGAAGGTAAATGTTCCCCGTGGTCTGATTTTTATGATCTGCATATCAGTTTCATTTGAAAATTAATGGTAGAAAAATTCAACCGAAATGGCGGGGGAGGTGGAGAGTAAATA is part of the Gibbsiella quercinecans genome and encodes:
- the iolB gene encoding 5-deoxy-glucuronate isomerase, with protein sequence MATLLSKCPPEGKGRIQNITPQSAGWEYVGFEVYRLNAGQELNLPADDRERCLVLVSGLASIATAAGTFERIGQRMSPFERIPAYSVYLPHHSPAQVTADTELELAVCSAPGDGGLPVRLITPDQVGVELRGKGRNRRLVHNILPDDRPADSLLVVEVYTDEGDTSSYPSHKHDTPIEGVETYLEETYYHRFDPPQGFCLQRVYTDDRSLDVCMAAYDRDVVQVPKGYHPVATIAGYDNYYLNVMAGPVRQWKFSWEKDHAWVNSAAYPRGK
- a CDS encoding CoA-acylating methylmalonate-semialdehyde dehydrogenase; this encodes METVGNFINGKICLSSSNETLPVTNPATGKTIRLVTQSSEQEMQQAIGYAHQAFPAWSKTTPLRRARILFQFKALLEQHRDALAELIVSEHGKVYSDAQGEITRGLEVVEFACGIPHLIKGEYSANVGSGVDSFSLMQPLGVVAGITPFNFPAMVPMWMFPIALACGNTFVLKPPAPVPSAAIRLAELLKEAGLPDGVFNVVHCGNEAASLLTRDPRIQAVSFVGSSGVAEHIYKTASAHGKRVQAFGAAKNHAIVMPDADLDATVNAIMGGAFGSAGERCMALPIVVAVGDDTADKLIARLKPLITALRIGPGDLRGEQENEMGPVVSRAHQQKVVGYIDKGVSEGATLVIDGRDYQVDGHPQGFFVGGTLFDHVTPAMTIYREEIFGPVLGIVRVADYETAISTVNGHEFGNGSTIFTSNGHCAREFVQAVEAGMVGVNIPVPVPMAFHSFGGWKRSVFGALNVHGPDGVRFYTRMKTATVRWPSGQQTVSEFSMPTLG